A section of the Acidimicrobiia bacterium genome encodes:
- a CDS encoding epoxide hydrolase family protein, producing MALEPFRIHITDERLALLDERLRATVWADEPDDDDPWNYGVAGLYLRELVVYWLEQYDWRAHEAAMNRWPHVRGAIDGVTVHALHERGSGPAPLPLVLTHGWPWTFWDFAQVIEPLAHPERFGGDPADSFDVIVPSLPGSVFSSPSRPGVGWRETAGVWVKLMAELGYERFGAHGGDSGAYVSAQLAHEFAEHIVGTHLTFPALIGADLGSITRDSFAPEEVDYFDLQRPAPSNMTHFLTHIFEPQTLAWGMQDSPAGLAAWMLQRRRAWSDCGGDVERRFTKEELITSFALYWLTGTFGGSVRFYADSFRMPWTPSHDRHPTLEAPTGIAVFPYELLHVPRALAERQANLVHWTRMDRGGHFAAAEEPELVVEDLRAFFRPLRG from the coding sequence GGAACTACGGGGTCGCCGGCCTGTACCTCCGCGAGCTCGTCGTCTACTGGCTCGAGCAGTACGACTGGCGCGCGCACGAAGCTGCTATGAACCGGTGGCCGCACGTGCGGGGCGCGATCGACGGCGTCACGGTGCACGCGCTCCACGAGCGTGGCTCGGGGCCCGCGCCGCTGCCCCTCGTGCTCACGCATGGTTGGCCGTGGACGTTCTGGGACTTCGCACAGGTGATCGAGCCGCTCGCCCACCCCGAGCGCTTCGGCGGTGATCCCGCCGACTCGTTCGACGTCATCGTGCCGTCGCTGCCGGGCTCGGTCTTCTCGTCGCCGTCTCGCCCGGGTGTCGGATGGCGAGAGACTGCGGGCGTGTGGGTGAAGCTCATGGCCGAGCTCGGATACGAGCGGTTCGGCGCGCACGGCGGCGATTCCGGCGCGTACGTGAGCGCGCAGCTCGCGCACGAGTTCGCCGAGCACATCGTCGGCACACATCTCACGTTCCCGGCGCTCATCGGCGCCGATCTCGGCAGCATCACCCGAGACTCCTTCGCGCCCGAGGAAGTGGACTACTTCGACCTCCAGCGCCCCGCGCCCTCGAACATGACCCACTTCCTCACGCACATCTTCGAGCCGCAGACCCTGGCGTGGGGCATGCAGGACTCACCGGCCGGCCTCGCAGCCTGGATGCTCCAGCGCCGCCGGGCGTGGAGCGACTGCGGCGGCGACGTCGAACGCCGCTTCACGAAGGAAGAACTCATCACCAGCTTCGCCCTTTACTGGCTGACAGGCACCTTCGGCGGTTCGGTCCGCTTCTACGCCGACTCGTTCCGGATGCCCTGGACACCGTCCCACGATCGCCACCCGACGCTGGAGGCACCGACCGGCATCGCCGTCTTCCCGTACGAGTTGCTCCACGTGCCGCGCGCCCTCGCGGAGCGCCAGGCGAACCTCGTCCATTGGACGCGTATGGATCGCGGTGGCCACTTCGCGGCGGCGGAGGAGCCGGAGCTCGTCGTGGAGGACCTCCGGGCGTTCTTCCGGCCACTGCGTGGGTAG